Proteins from a genomic interval of Streptomyces sp. NBC_00820:
- a CDS encoding NAD-binding protein, producing MVVCGDDGLAHRLAAELRSVYRERVVLVVPPEAGTVRPPVVGRSRSASATLFDRVVSAAVGRGAGSGNAHAGPAGSGGNGPGGTAASAVGGGQRGEVEVVLEAASATEAVLAEAGVERAAALALVYDDDETNIRAALTARRLNPRLRLVLRLYNRRLGQHIEELLDQAAALAAGDGEGGGSDASTTVLSDADTAAPALAATAVTGTSKVVQTDGLLLRAVERIPPPDGSPVDPGLCTLALLSPAEGNGEQGPRLLPDDEEVRRAGGRASVVLEQVSAVEGTSAAAAGRGVGSVPPLASLFSRRLRWSLAGLVGCVCALAVALYLVTGIHPLGAFYLTLLDMFAIDDPALGKPLGRQILQLLSGLVGLLLLPVLLAAVLEALGTFRTTSALRKPPRGLGGHVVLLGLGKIGTRVLTRLRELHIPVVCVESDPEARGLATARRLRVPVVLGDVTQEGVLEAAKIHRAHALLAVTSSDTTNLETVLYARSVRPDLRVVLRLYDDDFATAVYRTLRAAHPRAVTRSRSVSYLSAPAFAGAMLGRRILGAFPVERRVLLFASVEVAGHPELEGRTVAEAFRAGAFRVLALEGRADVSGDHVLRGGDRVVLAATRRGLAELG from the coding sequence ATGGTGGTGTGCGGGGACGACGGTCTCGCGCACCGGCTCGCGGCCGAGTTGCGCAGTGTCTACCGCGAGCGGGTCGTCCTCGTGGTGCCGCCGGAGGCGGGCACGGTCCGGCCTCCGGTGGTCGGGCGGTCCCGGTCCGCCTCGGCGACGCTGTTCGACCGGGTGGTCAGCGCCGCCGTCGGGCGGGGCGCGGGCAGCGGGAACGCGCACGCCGGCCCGGCCGGGAGCGGCGGTAACGGGCCCGGCGGCACTGCCGCGAGCGCCGTCGGCGGCGGGCAACGCGGCGAGGTGGAAGTGGTGTTGGAGGCCGCTTCCGCCACCGAGGCCGTGCTCGCCGAGGCCGGGGTGGAGCGGGCCGCCGCGCTGGCGCTCGTGTACGACGACGACGAGACCAACATCCGGGCCGCGCTGACCGCCCGCCGCCTCAACCCCCGCCTCCGGCTCGTTCTGCGGCTCTACAACCGGAGGTTGGGGCAGCACATCGAGGAACTCCTCGATCAGGCAGCGGCGTTGGCGGCCGGGGACGGCGAGGGCGGCGGCTCGGACGCGTCCACGACCGTGCTGTCCGACGCCGACACCGCCGCGCCCGCGCTGGCCGCCACGGCCGTAACCGGCACCAGCAAGGTCGTACAGACCGACGGACTGCTGCTGCGGGCCGTGGAGCGGATTCCGCCTCCGGACGGCTCGCCCGTCGATCCCGGACTGTGCACGCTGGCCCTGCTCTCCCCGGCCGAGGGCAACGGGGAGCAGGGGCCGCGGCTGCTGCCGGACGACGAGGAGGTACGGCGGGCCGGCGGGCGGGCCAGCGTGGTCCTGGAGCAGGTGTCCGCCGTCGAGGGGACGTCGGCGGCCGCGGCCGGACGCGGGGTGGGCAGCGTGCCGCCGCTCGCCTCGCTGTTCTCGCGCCGGCTGCGGTGGTCGCTGGCCGGGCTCGTGGGGTGCGTGTGCGCGCTCGCCGTCGCCCTGTACCTGGTGACCGGCATCCATCCGCTGGGGGCCTTCTATCTGACGCTGCTGGACATGTTCGCGATCGACGACCCCGCGCTCGGCAAGCCCCTCGGGCGGCAGATCCTGCAACTGCTCTCCGGGCTCGTCGGGTTGCTGCTGCTGCCCGTGCTGCTGGCCGCGGTGCTCGAAGCGCTGGGCACGTTCCGGACCACCTCCGCGCTGCGCAAGCCGCCGCGCGGGCTGGGCGGGCACGTGGTGCTGCTGGGGCTGGGGAAGATCGGCACGCGGGTGCTGACCCGGCTGCGGGAGCTGCACATCCCGGTGGTGTGCGTGGAGTCCGACCCGGAGGCGCGCGGGCTGGCGACCGCCCGGCGGCTGCGGGTTCCGGTGGTGCTCGGGGACGTCACGCAGGAGGGGGTGCTGGAGGCCGCGAAGATCCACCGGGCGCACGCGCTGCTGGCCGTGACCAGCTCGGACACGACGAACCTCGAGACCGTGCTGTACGCCCGTTCCGTGCGGCCGGATCTGCGGGTGGTACTGCGGCTGTACGACGACGACTTCGCCACCGCGGTGTACCGGACCCTGCGGGCCGCTCATCCGCGGGCCGTCACCCGCAGCCGGAGCGTGTCGTACCTGTCCGCGCCCGCGTTCGCCGGGGCGATGCTGGGGCGGCGGATCCTGGGGGCTTTCCCCGTGGAGCGGCGGGTGCTGCTGTTCGCCTCGGTCGAGGTGGCCGGGCACCCGGAGCTGGAGGGGCGGACCGTGGCCGAGGCGTTCCGCGCGGGGGCGTTCCGGGTGCTGGCGCTGGAAGGGCGCGCCGACGTGTCCGGCGACCACGTGCTGCGCGGCGGGGACCGGGTCGTCCTCGCCGCGACCCGCCGAGGACTGGCCGAGCTGGGCTGA
- a CDS encoding permease, which yields MAITEDAPPGAPPGGTPREPAPPSGARGGRTGRRLSSPLVLTSTLVLAVLAQSPIRGALGTPVMQSWMTVFVAVTVQALPFLVLGVLLSAAIAVFVPPSFFARALPRRPALAVPVAGLAGAVLPGCECASVPVAGALVRRGVTPAAALAFLLSAPAINPVVLTATAVAFPRNPEMVLARFLASLLVACAMGWLWQRLGRTDWLRPPAHGAHEGTTKGESFWNSVRHDTMHAGGFLVLGAMAAATLKAVAPATWLRTAADNPLLSVLALAVLAVLLSICSEADAFVAASLTQFSLTAKLVFLVVGPMIDLKLFAMQAGTFGRTFALRFAPATFALAVAGAVLTGTVLL from the coding sequence GTGGCCATCACCGAAGACGCCCCGCCGGGCGCCCCGCCCGGCGGCACACCCCGGGAACCGGCACCGCCGTCCGGCGCGCGGGGAGGCCGTACGGGCCGGCGGCTCAGCTCCCCGCTCGTGCTGACGTCGACTCTGGTGCTCGCGGTCCTCGCCCAGTCGCCGATCCGCGGGGCGCTCGGGACGCCCGTGATGCAGAGCTGGATGACGGTGTTCGTGGCCGTGACGGTCCAGGCGCTGCCCTTCCTCGTCCTGGGCGTCCTGCTCTCGGCGGCGATCGCGGTGTTCGTGCCCCCGTCCTTCTTCGCCCGCGCCCTCCCGCGCCGCCCCGCCCTCGCCGTACCGGTGGCCGGGCTGGCGGGCGCGGTGCTGCCGGGCTGCGAGTGCGCGTCGGTCCCGGTGGCGGGCGCGCTGGTGCGCAGGGGGGTGACCCCGGCCGCCGCCCTGGCGTTCCTGCTGTCCGCGCCCGCGATCAACCCGGTCGTCCTGACCGCGACCGCTGTCGCCTTCCCGCGGAACCCGGAGATGGTCCTGGCCCGGTTCCTCGCGAGCCTCCTCGTGGCCTGCGCGATGGGCTGGCTCTGGCAGCGCCTGGGCCGCACCGACTGGCTGCGCCCGCCGGCGCACGGCGCGCACGAGGGCACCACCAAGGGCGAGTCGTTCTGGAACTCGGTCCGGCACGACACCATGCACGCGGGCGGCTTCCTGGTGCTGGGCGCGATGGCGGCGGCCACGCTGAAGGCGGTGGCCCCGGCGACCTGGCTGCGCACGGCGGCCGACAACCCCCTGCTCTCCGTCCTCGCCCTCGCCGTGCTGGCCGTCCTGCTGTCCATCTGCTCGGAGGCGGACGCGTTCGTCGCCGCGTCCCTGACGCAGTTCTCCCTGACGGCCAAGCTGGTGTTCCTGGTGGTGGGCCCGATGATCGACCTCAAGCTCTTCGCGATGCAGGCGGGTACCTTCGGCCGTACCTTCGCGCTCCGGTTCGCCCCCGCCACCTTCGCCCTGGCCGTCGCGGGCGCGGTCCTGACCGGGACGGTGCTGCTGTGA
- a CDS encoding TIGR03943 family putative permease subunit gives MNRQAQAAVMFLLGAALLHAGVTDLYLRYVKAGLRPLLLASGAVLIAASLATAWYERRRAKSSAGTSTGADTDAHAHAHREPRIAWLLLLPLLALILIAPPALGSYSALRTGTALQQPYGYGTLPAGDPVPLSVVDYASRAAYGHGRSLHGRPVRVTGFLALDHGGAPYLVRMALNCCAADAQPVKIALTGTLPPVLRPDAWLEVTGSYTPRLTHDPVNNGPIPYLKVTSVRPVPTPRDPYDETWNN, from the coding sequence GTGAACCGGCAGGCCCAGGCGGCGGTCATGTTCCTGCTCGGCGCGGCCCTGCTGCACGCGGGCGTCACCGACCTCTACCTGCGCTACGTCAAAGCGGGCCTACGTCCCCTGCTGCTGGCCTCGGGTGCCGTCCTGATCGCGGCGTCCCTGGCGACGGCCTGGTATGAGCGCAGGCGAGCCAAATCCTCCGCCGGCACCAGCACCGGCGCCGACACCGACGCCCACGCTCACGCCCACCGCGAGCCCCGCATCGCGTGGCTTCTGCTGCTCCCGCTGCTCGCCCTCATCCTCATCGCCCCGCCGGCCCTCGGCTCCTACAGCGCCCTGCGCACGGGCACGGCGCTGCAACAGCCCTACGGCTACGGCACCTTGCCCGCGGGTGACCCGGTCCCGCTCAGCGTGGTCGACTACGCCTCGCGCGCGGCGTACGGCCACGGCCGCTCCCTGCACGGCCGCCCCGTCCGTGTCACCGGCTTCCTCGCCCTGGACCACGGCGGTGCGCCCTACCTGGTCCGCATGGCCCTCAACTGCTGTGCGGCGGACGCCCAGCCGGTCAAGATCGCCCTGACCGGCACGCTGCCCCCGGTCCTGCGGCCGGACGCCTGGCTGGAGGTCACGGGCAGCTACACCCCGCGACTGACCCACGACCCGGTCAACAACGGCCCGATCCCGTACCTGAAGGTCACCTCGGTGAGGCCGGTACCGACCCCCCGCGACCCCTACGACGAGACCTGGAACAACTGA
- a CDS encoding SCO2400 family protein has translation MDYCSSCRRHLNGALVCPGCGAYAPDIAPVVTTSRGYTAATPESAMRDFDLFGTPASSDGTPVDGAPRGSAPLDGDPVGGPVAGGALDGAPRFHPSGDVKDAPAAAQGRAARRRQLVRWKKNKRRAAVATAVALVGGGLTLASMERQSTDRTQAAAAPDNRGMGGVGAETTADDLPVTTPPGTQGAPHTSNPAHAPSRGAGPSHGQSARATHTAQAPQAATTAAGTDPSNAHTDSAAPTLPVRTPATVPHTSAPAAAATSGGTATSGTGSASASASSSGTASQQPASTPAASSPGATDSATPQVPSTPAATSPAHLCLLGLVCLS, from the coding sequence ATGGACTACTGCTCCTCGTGCCGTCGCCATCTGAACGGCGCTCTCGTGTGTCCCGGGTGCGGCGCCTACGCTCCGGACATCGCTCCCGTCGTGACCACGAGCCGCGGCTACACGGCGGCCACGCCCGAGTCGGCGATGCGCGACTTCGACCTCTTCGGCACGCCGGCTTCCTCCGACGGCACTCCCGTCGACGGCGCTCCCCGCGGCAGCGCCCCTCTCGACGGCGATCCCGTCGGCGGCCCGGTCGCGGGCGGCGCGCTGGACGGCGCCCCGCGGTTCCACCCGTCCGGTGACGTGAAGGACGCGCCCGCCGCGGCACAGGGCCGGGCCGCCCGGCGCCGGCAGCTGGTCCGCTGGAAGAAGAACAAGCGCCGGGCCGCCGTGGCGACCGCCGTGGCGCTGGTCGGCGGCGGACTCACCCTGGCCTCGATGGAGCGCCAGTCCACCGACCGCACCCAGGCGGCCGCGGCCCCGGACAACCGCGGCATGGGCGGCGTGGGCGCGGAGACCACCGCCGACGACCTTCCGGTGACGACCCCGCCCGGCACGCAGGGAGCCCCGCACACCTCGAACCCGGCTCACGCCCCGTCGCGGGGAGCCGGTCCCTCGCACGGGCAGTCCGCGCGGGCCACGCACACCGCGCAGGCTCCGCAGGCCGCGACCACGGCGGCAGGCACCGACCCGTCGAACGCGCACACGGACTCCGCGGCCCCCACTCTGCCCGTACGGACTCCGGCCACTGTGCCGCACACGTCCGCCCCCGCCGCGGCCGCCACCTCCGGCGGCACGGCCACCAGTGGCACCGGTTCCGCCTCCGCTTCCGCCTCCTCCTCCGGTACGGCGTCCCAGCAGCCGGCGTCCACCCCGGCCGCGTCGAGCCCCGGTGCCACGGACTCGGCGACCCCGCAGGTGCCCTCCACCCCGGCGGCGACCTCACCGGCCCACCTCTGCCTGCTCGGCCTGGTCTGCCTCAGCTGA
- a CDS encoding carboxymuconolactone decarboxylase family protein — protein MEARLNLFGSESAAKLMRHFNASGRVISESTLPAATQELVKIRASQINGCGFCTDMHTKEATAAGESAVRLHLVAAWREAKVFTDAERAALELAEQGTRIADASGGVTDEAWAAAAKHYDEEQLTALVSLIALINAYNRLNVIVRQPAGDYEPGMFG, from the coding sequence ATGGAAGCCCGTCTGAACCTTTTCGGCAGCGAGTCCGCGGCCAAGCTCATGCGGCACTTCAACGCGTCGGGCAGGGTGATCTCGGAGTCGACACTGCCCGCCGCGACGCAGGAACTCGTGAAGATCCGCGCCAGCCAGATCAACGGCTGCGGTTTCTGCACCGACATGCACACCAAGGAGGCCACCGCCGCGGGGGAGAGCGCGGTCCGCCTCCACCTGGTCGCGGCCTGGCGCGAGGCCAAGGTCTTCACCGACGCCGAGCGCGCCGCCCTGGAGCTGGCCGAGCAGGGCACCCGGATCGCCGACGCGTCCGGCGGCGTCACCGACGAGGCCTGGGCCGCCGCCGCCAAGCACTACGACGAGGAGCAGCTCACCGCGCTGGTCTCCCTCATCGCCCTCATCAACGCCTACAACCGGCTGAACGTCATCGTGCGGCAGCCGGCCGGCGACTACGAGCCCGGCATGTTCGGCTAG
- a CDS encoding permease → MGKTDEMVGVVERVAVVSTGLPVRRTPVRPLVAVSAAAVVGVAVLLLAGTRWLDHPAVQAWRTVCLAITVQALPFLLLGTVLSGAINAFVPADLFTRVLPKRAALAVPVAGVAGAVLPGCECASVPVANSLIRRGVTPAAAFAFLLSAPAINPIVLTATAVAFPGNPAMVAARLLASLATAALMGWLWLWLGKEEWLRPAVRHTGHHSGHNRWTEFRHGFQHDFLHAGGFLVLGAMAAATFNVAVPRSVLDTFSGSPWLSVLFLAGLAVLLAVCSEADAFVAASLTGFSPTARLAFMVVGPMVDLKLIALQAGTFGRAFAVRFSTATTVVAVIASVLIGGALL, encoded by the coding sequence ATGGGAAAAACGGATGAAATGGTGGGAGTGGTCGAGAGGGTCGCGGTCGTGTCCACCGGCCTGCCGGTACGCCGCACCCCCGTACGGCCGCTGGTCGCCGTGTCCGCGGCGGCGGTCGTCGGGGTGGCGGTGCTGCTCCTCGCCGGTACCCGGTGGCTCGACCACCCCGCCGTCCAGGCCTGGCGCACCGTCTGCCTGGCCATCACCGTCCAGGCGCTGCCCTTCCTCCTGCTGGGCACCGTCCTGTCCGGCGCCATCAACGCCTTCGTCCCGGCCGATCTGTTCACCCGGGTGCTGCCGAAGCGCGCCGCCCTCGCCGTACCGGTGGCGGGGGTGGCGGGCGCGGTGCTGCCCGGCTGCGAGTGCGCCTCCGTGCCCGTCGCGAACAGCCTCATCCGCCGGGGTGTGACACCGGCCGCCGCCTTCGCCTTCCTCCTCTCCGCCCCCGCGATCAACCCGATCGTGCTCACCGCCACGGCGGTCGCCTTCCCCGGCAACCCGGCCATGGTCGCCGCCCGACTGCTCGCCTCCCTCGCCACCGCCGCGCTGATGGGCTGGCTGTGGCTCTGGCTCGGGAAGGAGGAGTGGCTGCGGCCGGCGGTCCGGCACACCGGCCACCACTCCGGACACAACCGTTGGACGGAGTTCCGCCACGGCTTCCAGCACGACTTCCTGCACGCCGGCGGCTTCCTGGTGCTCGGCGCCATGGCCGCCGCCACCTTCAACGTGGCCGTGCCGCGTTCCGTCCTCGACACCTTCTCCGGATCGCCCTGGCTGTCGGTGCTCTTCCTGGCCGGTCTCGCCGTTCTCCTGGCGGTGTGCTCGGAGGCCGACGCGTTCGTCGCGGCCTCCCTCACCGGTTTCTCCCCGACCGCGCGGCTCGCGTTCATGGTGGTCGGCCCCATGGTCGACCTGAAGCTGATCGCCCTTCAGGCGGGTACCTTCGGCCGCGCGTTCGCCGTCCGCTTCTCCACCGCGACCACGGTCGTGGCGGTCATCGCGAGCGTCCTGATCGGAGGGGCACTGCTGTGA
- a CDS encoding TIGR03943 family putative permease subunit, with translation MRRLAQTTLLTLTGFGLLHTALFTDLYLRYVKEGLRPLLIASGAVMVLLGVANILLDRRRTPDGTPAPDRPDHLGHLGYQGGHDHGHDHAHDHGHDDAHAHGHGHDHSAAPRVAWLLVLPALSLLLYAPPALGAYTAAHSNDKAVVKQSRFDPLPATSTLPMTLTAFTTRVQQDPTRAIRGRTVQLTGFVTPIAHDGGWYLTRIIFTCCAADSQSVKVRVYGTPAPPADTWLAVSGTWHPKGALGSRTAEAALDVRETHGIPQPVNAFTDDLPLTPSS, from the coding sequence GTGAGACGCCTCGCGCAGACGACCCTGCTGACCCTCACCGGCTTCGGCCTCCTGCACACGGCCCTCTTCACCGACCTCTATCTGCGCTACGTCAAGGAGGGGCTGCGGCCCCTGCTGATCGCGTCGGGGGCCGTCATGGTGCTGCTGGGCGTGGCGAACATCCTCCTGGACAGACGCCGAACACCGGACGGAACCCCCGCCCCCGACCGGCCCGACCACCTCGGACACCTCGGCTACCAGGGCGGGCACGACCACGGCCACGACCACGCTCATGACCACGGCCATGACGACGCTCACGCTCACGGCCACGGGCACGACCACTCCGCCGCCCCCCGCGTCGCCTGGCTGCTGGTCCTGCCCGCGCTCAGTCTCCTCCTCTACGCCCCGCCGGCCCTGGGCGCCTACACGGCGGCGCACTCGAACGACAAGGCGGTCGTGAAGCAGAGCAGGTTCGACCCGCTGCCCGCGACCTCCACGCTGCCCATGACCCTCACGGCCTTCACCACGCGCGTGCAGCAGGACCCCACCCGCGCGATCAGGGGCCGCACGGTTCAGCTGACCGGCTTCGTCACCCCGATCGCCCACGACGGCGGCTGGTACCTGACCCGGATCATCTTCACCTGCTGCGCGGCCGACTCGCAGTCCGTCAAGGTCCGCGTGTACGGCACCCCCGCCCCGCCCGCCGACACCTGGCTCGCGGTCTCCGGCACCTGGCACCCCAAGGGCGCCCTGGGGAGCAGAACGGCGGAAGCGGCTCTCGACGTCCGCGAGACCCACGGCATCCCCCAGCCGGTCAACGCCTTCACGGACGACCTGCCGTTGACCCCGTCCTCGTAG
- a CDS encoding serine/threonine-protein kinase, with product MGLLLADRYHLDEPLGRGAMGEVWRATDQILDRPVAVKLLHTEEATDTERFRLEAQTAGRLNHPHVVGVYDFGSHHGQFYLVMELIDGWTLAQERSLRGTLSPAEAATVGAQMALGLSAAHAQGVVHRDIKPANVMLATDRTVKITDFGIARFADDSAATLTATGKVLGTADYLAPERALGRSAQPSSDIYSLGCVLYELLTGQPPFRGSNSLAVVQQHVDAPPVALTHVRPGIPGPLADYVLGMLAKDPAQRPTAEQAAAWLATPRYEQQPPATAQAQPAQPAPATPSRTGSRAGSRSGTRAGTRAGAGTRTGTRAVSTTRSGGTGSTGSTTRTGGDTGSGRRAAPRVRKRTGNATKAVLGGAGLLLFAAAAAFGASLNSSDETPASPSPAGSASVSGTPANGMPVNSTQPPTTPPAPPAAQEHAPERHEDGVEKSRSKHGGHEKAGRH from the coding sequence GTGGGCTTGCTTCTAGCGGATCGCTACCACTTGGACGAGCCGCTGGGGCGGGGCGCCATGGGCGAGGTGTGGCGGGCCACGGACCAGATCCTCGACCGGCCGGTGGCGGTGAAGCTCCTGCACACCGAGGAGGCGACGGACACCGAGCGCTTCCGGCTGGAGGCCCAGACCGCGGGGCGCCTCAACCACCCCCACGTGGTCGGCGTGTACGACTTCGGTTCCCACCATGGCCAGTTCTATCTGGTGATGGAGCTGATCGACGGCTGGACCCTGGCCCAGGAGCGCTCCCTGCGCGGCACGCTGTCCCCGGCCGAGGCGGCGACCGTCGGGGCGCAGATGGCTCTTGGGCTGTCCGCCGCACACGCCCAGGGCGTGGTCCACCGGGACATCAAGCCGGCCAACGTGATGCTGGCGACGGACCGCACCGTGAAGATCACGGACTTCGGTATCGCGCGCTTCGCCGACGACTCCGCGGCCACGCTCACCGCCACCGGGAAGGTCCTCGGCACCGCCGACTACCTGGCCCCCGAGCGGGCCCTCGGGCGCTCCGCGCAGCCGTCCTCCGACATCTACTCCCTCGGCTGCGTGCTCTACGAACTGCTCACCGGGCAGCCGCCGTTCCGCGGCTCGAACAGCCTGGCAGTGGTGCAGCAGCACGTGGACGCCCCGCCGGTCGCGCTCACCCACGTGCGCCCCGGGATACCGGGCCCGCTGGCCGACTACGTCCTCGGCATGCTGGCCAAGGACCCCGCCCAGCGCCCCACCGCGGAACAGGCGGCCGCGTGGCTGGCGACGCCCCGGTACGAGCAGCAGCCCCCGGCCACTGCGCAGGCACAGCCCGCCCAGCCCGCCCCGGCGACTCCGTCCCGCACCGGCAGCCGCGCCGGCAGCCGTAGCGGCACCCGCGCCGGCACTCGCGCCGGCGCCGGGACCCGCACGGGCACCCGTGCCGTCAGCACCACCCGCTCCGGCGGCACTGGCAGCACCGGCAGCACCACCCGCACCGGTGGGGACACCGGTAGCGGCAGGCGGGCCGCGCCCCGTGTCCGCAAGCGCACCGGCAACGCCACGAAGGCCGTCCTCGGCGGTGCGGGCCTGCTGCTGTTCGCGGCGGCCGCCGCCTTCGGCGCCTCACTGAACTCCTCGGACGAAACCCCCGCTTCCCCCTCCCCCGCCGGGTCCGCGTCCGTGAGCGGAACCCCCGCGAACGGCATGCCCGTGAACAGCACGCAGCCGCCGACCACGCCGCCCGCCCCGCCGGCGGCGCAGGAGCACGCCCCCGAGCGGCACGAGGACGGCGTGGAGAAGTCCAGGAGCAAGCACGGGGGCCACGAGAAGGCCGGACGGCACTGA
- a CDS encoding DoxX family protein, producing the protein MGDKRISYRRTASPREPVAHGTGVSRASAADCGLLLIRLTIGLLMAAHGAQKLFGLFGGPGLTATGKGFEALGFRPGKVFAVIGGGSEFLGGLGLALGLLTPLAAAALIGVMINAMATVTGAHGLWDQDGGVEYSVCITVVALAIAAIGPGRLALDRFFPWGRGGWPEAVFALGLGGIGAAITLSL; encoded by the coding sequence ATGGGTGACAAGCGCATCTCGTACCGTCGTACCGCGAGTCCGAGGGAACCAGTGGCGCACGGCACCGGAGTGTCCCGGGCATCCGCCGCCGACTGCGGCCTTCTGCTGATCAGACTGACGATCGGGCTGCTGATGGCGGCGCACGGGGCTCAGAAACTGTTCGGGCTCTTCGGGGGCCCCGGCCTGACCGCGACCGGCAAAGGCTTCGAGGCCCTCGGTTTCCGGCCCGGGAAGGTCTTCGCGGTGATCGGTGGAGGCTCCGAGTTCCTGGGCGGCCTCGGCCTGGCCCTGGGCCTGCTCACGCCGCTGGCCGCCGCCGCCCTGATCGGCGTGATGATCAACGCCATGGCCACGGTCACCGGTGCCCACGGTCTGTGGGACCAGGACGGCGGTGTGGAGTACAGCGTCTGCATCACCGTGGTCGCCCTGGCCATCGCCGCCATCGGGCCGGGCCGGCTCGCCCTGGACCGGTTCTTCCCCTGGGGCCGGGGCGGCTGGCCCGAGGCCGTCTTCGCTCTCGGGCTGGGAGGCATCGGCGCCGCGATCACGCTGAGTCTTTGA
- a CDS encoding penicillin-binding transpeptidase domain-containing protein, with the protein MNRAVKIGLAGTCTALLVLGGIGTYNIVHGLTSTGDGSSDAARTFGAAGVSSTPPSDAEALRMTRAFLGSWSRRHLDGAASDTDVPDTAGPALRAYAGGLKLKKVSFSNVLPAGHSTVTQGATKVTFDVTAEVAGGTWTYSSAVAVLKSANGTLAVHWNNSVLYPGLGDDQSLKAGSMPAGSTPAKVVASDGKTDLSTFPSLREIATTIGEHGEPTGGSTGTGVAVLDFDGTAAKTLQVFSKGRPPVVRTTIDAHLQKVAESAVKDPRLQEKPAGTVALDWRSGHILAIAHTGEDGDIAINGIKSPGSTMKIITSAALFDRAGLTPNSPAPCDDSVMANTQSFHNDPGVRADHGSTLAQAFTVSCNTSFIKDGFNSLVHGGNASALHDEAVNVFGMGSWSIGGGVATSDPSIPPDVQGGDQAAQFIGQGKVTATPLFMASVAATVRNAGFRQPVILPGQHQDAAPRAISARTAGYLQSMMRNVATSGTAAPRLGGLAGVGAKTGTAEEGDHTNGWLTAYDSRIAVAALVEGGSSGVDSAGHVVRGLLTGD; encoded by the coding sequence ATGAACAGAGCTGTGAAGATCGGCCTCGCCGGTACGTGCACCGCGCTGCTCGTCCTCGGGGGGATCGGTACCTACAACATCGTGCACGGTCTGACATCCACCGGTGACGGCTCTTCGGACGCAGCCCGGACGTTCGGTGCCGCGGGTGTGTCGAGTACGCCGCCCTCGGACGCCGAAGCGCTCAGGATGACCCGCGCCTTCCTGGGCAGCTGGTCCCGGCGGCACCTCGACGGCGCGGCGAGCGACACCGACGTGCCCGACACCGCCGGGCCGGCGCTGCGGGCCTACGCGGGTGGCCTGAAGCTGAAGAAGGTGTCCTTCTCGAACGTCCTTCCCGCAGGGCACTCGACCGTGACGCAGGGCGCCACGAAGGTCACCTTCGATGTCACCGCCGAGGTCGCGGGGGGCACGTGGACGTACTCGAGCGCGGTCGCCGTGCTGAAGAGCGCGAACGGCACGCTCGCGGTCCACTGGAACAACTCCGTGCTCTACCCCGGCCTGGGCGACGACCAGTCGCTGAAGGCGGGGAGTATGCCGGCCGGCTCGACCCCGGCCAAGGTGGTCGCGAGCGACGGGAAGACGGACCTCTCCACCTTCCCCTCCCTGCGGGAGATCGCGACGACGATCGGCGAGCACGGGGAGCCCACGGGAGGCAGCACCGGCACGGGTGTCGCCGTACTCGACTTCGACGGCACGGCCGCCAAGACGCTGCAGGTCTTCTCCAAGGGGCGCCCGCCGGTCGTCAGGACGACCATCGACGCGCACCTCCAGAAGGTCGCCGAGAGCGCGGTGAAGGACCCCCGTCTCCAGGAGAAGCCCGCCGGGACCGTGGCGCTCGACTGGCGCAGCGGTCACATCCTGGCGATCGCGCACACGGGTGAGGACGGGGACATCGCCATCAACGGCATCAAGTCGCCGGGCTCGACGATGAAGATCATCACCTCTGCGGCCCTGTTCGACCGGGCGGGCCTGACCCCGAACAGCCCGGCGCCGTGCGACGACTCGGTGATGGCCAACACCCAGTCGTTCCACAACGACCCGGGAGTGCGGGCCGACCACGGCTCCACCCTCGCCCAGGCGTTCACCGTCTCGTGCAACACCTCCTTCATCAAGGACGGGTTCAACTCCCTGGTGCACGGCGGAAACGCCTCCGCCCTGCACGACGAGGCGGTCAACGTCTTCGGCATGGGCAGCTGGTCCATCGGCGGCGGGGTCGCCACCAGCGACCCGAGCATCCCGCCGGACGTCCAAGGCGGCGACCAGGCCGCGCAGTTCATCGGCCAGGGCAAGGTCACGGCCACCCCGCTGTTCATGGCGTCCGTCGCGGCGACCGTCCGCAACGCCGGCTTCAGGCAGCCGGTCATCCTCCCCGGACAGCACCAGGACGCCGCCCCCCGGGCCATCTCCGCCCGCACGGCCGGCTATCTCCAGTCGATGATGCGCAACGTGGCCACCAGCGGTACGGCGGCTCCGCGGCTGGGCGGCCTGGCCGGCGTCGGCGCCAAGACGGGCACCGCGGAGGAGGGGGACCACACCAACGGCTGGCTCACCGCCTACGACTCCCGCATCGCCGTCGCGGCCCTCGTCGAGGGTGGCAGCTCAGGAGTGGACTCCGCAGGTCACGTCGTACGAGGGCTGCTGACGGGCGACTGA